In Ovis aries strain OAR_USU_Benz2616 breed Rambouillet chromosome 17, ARS-UI_Ramb_v3.0, whole genome shotgun sequence, the following proteins share a genomic window:
- the HNF1A gene encoding hepatocyte nuclear factor 1-alpha isoform X2 produces the protein MVSKLSQLQTELLAALLESGLSKEALIQALGEPGPYLLAGDGPLDKGESCGSGSGRGELAELPNGLGETRGSEDETDDDGDDFTPPILKELESLSPEEAAHQKAVVETLLQEDPWRVAKMVKSYLQQHNIPQREVVDTTGLNQSHLSQHLNKGTPMKTQKRAALYTWYVRKQREVAQQFTHAGQGGLIEEPAGDELPTKKGRRNRFKWGPASQQILFQAYERQKNPSKEEREALVEECNRAECIQRGVSPSQAQGLGSNLVTEVRVYNWFANRRKEEAFRHKLAMDTYSGPPPGPGPSPVLPAHSSPGLPPPALSPSKVHGVRYGQPATSEGAEVPSSSGGPLVTVSASLHQVSPTGLEPSHSLLNTEAKLVSATGGPLPPVSTLTALHSLEQTSPGLSQQPQNLIMASLPGVMAIGPGEPASLGPTFTNTGASTLVIGLASTQAQSVPVINSMGSSLTTLQPVQFSQPLHPSYQQPLMPSVQSHVAQSPFMATMAQLQSPHALYSHKPEVAQYTHTGLLPQTMLITDTTNLSALASLTPTKQVFSSDAEASSESGLHTPASQAAAIHIPGQDPAGIQQLQPSHRLSASPTATTEPATSHPNPAFPFPKNPSLQPTTPR, from the exons ATGGTTTCTAAACTGAGCCAGCTGCAGACGGAGCTCCTGGCGGCCCTGCTCGAGTCAGGCCTGAGCAAAGAGGCGCTGATCCAGGCGCTGGGTGAGCCGGGGCCCTACCTGCTGGCTGGAGATGGCCCCTTGGACAAGGGGGAGTCCTGCGGCAGTGGCAGTGGCCGAGGGGAGCTGGCCGAGCTGCCCAATGGGCTGGGGGAGACCAGGGGCTCGGAGGACGAGACGGACGACGATGGGGACGACTTCACGCCGCCCATCCTCAAGGAGCTGGAGAGCCTCAGCCCGGAGGAGGCGGCCCACCAGAAGGCCGTGGTGGAGACCCTGCTGCA GGAGGACCCCTGGCGCGTGGCCAAGATGGTCAAGTCCTACCTGCAGCAGCACAACATCCCGCAGCGGGAGGTGGTCGACACCACCGGCCTCAACCAGTCCCACCTGTCCCAGCACCTCAACAAGGGCACGCCCATGAAGACGCAGAAGCGAGCCGCCCTGTACACCTGGTACGTCCGCAAGCAGCGAGAGGTGGCCCAGC AGTTCACCCACGCAGGCCAGGGTGGGCTGATTGAAGAGCCTGCAGGAGATGAGCTACCTACCAAGAAGGGGCGCAGAAACCGTTTCAAATGGGGCCCAGCCTCCCAGCAGATCCTGTTCCAGGCCTATGAGAGGCAGAAGAACCCCAGCAAGGAGGAGCGAGAGGCGCTCGTGGAGGAGTGCAACAG GGCAGAGTGCATCCAGAGGGGCGTGTCACCGTCGCAGGCCCAGGGACTGGGCTCCAACCTCGTCACAGAGGTGCGTGTCTACAACTGGTTTGCCAATCGCCGCAAGGAAGAAGCCTTTCGGCACAAGCTGGCCATGGACACGTATAGCGGGCCACCGCCGGGGCCAGGTCCCAGCCCTGTGCTGCCTGCCCACAGCTCCCCTGGTCTGCCCCCGCCTGCCCTTTCCCCCAGTAAGGTCCACG GTGTGCGCTATGGACAGCCTGCCACCAGTGAGGGGGCGGAAGTGCCCTCAAGCAGCGGTGGTCCCTTGGTGACGGTGTCTGCATCCCTGCATCAAGTGTCTCCCACCGGCCTGGAGCCCAGTCACAGCCTGCTGAACACAGAGGCCAAGCTG GTCTCAGCCACTGGGGGCCCCCTGCCCCCGGTCAGCACCCTGACAGCACTGCACAGCTTGGAGCAgacctctccaggcctcagccAGCAGCCCCAGAACCTCATCATGGCCTCGCTTCCCGGGGTCATGGCCATTGGGCCTGGAGAGCCTGCCTCCCTGGGCCCCACGTTCACCAACACGGGAGCCTCCACCTTGGTCATTG GCCTGGCCTCCACGCAGGCACAGAGCGTGCCGGTCATCAACAGCATGGGCAGCAGCCTGACCACCCTGCAGCCCGTCCAGTTCTCGCAGCCGCTGCACCCGTCCTATCAGCAGCCACTCATGCCCTCTGTGCAAAGCCACGTGGCCCAGAGCCCCTTCATGGCCACCATGGCCCAGCTGCAGAGCCCCCACG CCCTCTACAGTCACAAGCCTGAGGTGGCCCAGTACACCCACACGGGGCTGCTTCCGCAGACCATGCTCATCACCGACACCACCAACTTGAGCGCCCTGGCCAGCCTCACGCCCACCAAGCAG GTCTTCAGCTCAGACGCTGAGGCCTCCAGCGAGTCCGGGCTCCACACGCCGGCGTCGCAGGCCGCCGCCATCCACATCCCCGGCCAGGACCCTGCTGGCATCCAGCAGCTGCAGCCCAGCCATCGGCTCAGCGCCAGCCCCACCG CGACCACAGAGCCCGCCACATCCCACCCGAACCCTGCATTTCCGTTCCCCAAGAACCCGAGTCTGCAGCCGACAACGCCACGGTGA
- the HNF1A gene encoding hepatocyte nuclear factor 1-alpha isoform X1 has product MVSKLSQLQTELLAALLESGLSKEALIQALGEPGPYLLAGDGPLDKGESCGSGSGRGELAELPNGLGETRGSEDETDDDGDDFTPPILKELESLSPEEAAHQKAVVETLLQEDPWRVAKMVKSYLQQHNIPQREVVDTTGLNQSHLSQHLNKGTPMKTQKRAALYTWYVRKQREVAQQFTHAGQGGLIEEPAGDELPTKKGRRNRFKWGPASQQILFQAYERQKNPSKEEREALVEECNRAECIQRGVSPSQAQGLGSNLVTEVRVYNWFANRRKEEAFRHKLAMDTYSGPPPGPGPSPVLPAHSSPGLPPPALSPSKVHGVRYGQPATSEGAEVPSSSGGPLVTVSASLHQVSPTGLEPSHSLLNTEAKLVSATGGPLPPVSTLTALHSLEQTSPGLSQQPQNLIMASLPGVMAIGPGEPASLGPTFTNTGASTLVIGLASTQAQSVPVINSMGSSLTTLQPVQFSQPLHPSYQQPLMPSVQSHVAQSPFMATMAQLQSPHALYSHKPEVAQYTHTGLLPQTMLITDTTNLSALASLTPTKQVFSSDAEASSESGLHTPASQAAAIHIPGQDPAGIQQLQPSHRLSASPTVSSSSLVLYQSSDSTNGHLLPSNHGVIETFISTQMASSSQ; this is encoded by the exons ATGGTTTCTAAACTGAGCCAGCTGCAGACGGAGCTCCTGGCGGCCCTGCTCGAGTCAGGCCTGAGCAAAGAGGCGCTGATCCAGGCGCTGGGTGAGCCGGGGCCCTACCTGCTGGCTGGAGATGGCCCCTTGGACAAGGGGGAGTCCTGCGGCAGTGGCAGTGGCCGAGGGGAGCTGGCCGAGCTGCCCAATGGGCTGGGGGAGACCAGGGGCTCGGAGGACGAGACGGACGACGATGGGGACGACTTCACGCCGCCCATCCTCAAGGAGCTGGAGAGCCTCAGCCCGGAGGAGGCGGCCCACCAGAAGGCCGTGGTGGAGACCCTGCTGCA GGAGGACCCCTGGCGCGTGGCCAAGATGGTCAAGTCCTACCTGCAGCAGCACAACATCCCGCAGCGGGAGGTGGTCGACACCACCGGCCTCAACCAGTCCCACCTGTCCCAGCACCTCAACAAGGGCACGCCCATGAAGACGCAGAAGCGAGCCGCCCTGTACACCTGGTACGTCCGCAAGCAGCGAGAGGTGGCCCAGC AGTTCACCCACGCAGGCCAGGGTGGGCTGATTGAAGAGCCTGCAGGAGATGAGCTACCTACCAAGAAGGGGCGCAGAAACCGTTTCAAATGGGGCCCAGCCTCCCAGCAGATCCTGTTCCAGGCCTATGAGAGGCAGAAGAACCCCAGCAAGGAGGAGCGAGAGGCGCTCGTGGAGGAGTGCAACAG GGCAGAGTGCATCCAGAGGGGCGTGTCACCGTCGCAGGCCCAGGGACTGGGCTCCAACCTCGTCACAGAGGTGCGTGTCTACAACTGGTTTGCCAATCGCCGCAAGGAAGAAGCCTTTCGGCACAAGCTGGCCATGGACACGTATAGCGGGCCACCGCCGGGGCCAGGTCCCAGCCCTGTGCTGCCTGCCCACAGCTCCCCTGGTCTGCCCCCGCCTGCCCTTTCCCCCAGTAAGGTCCACG GTGTGCGCTATGGACAGCCTGCCACCAGTGAGGGGGCGGAAGTGCCCTCAAGCAGCGGTGGTCCCTTGGTGACGGTGTCTGCATCCCTGCATCAAGTGTCTCCCACCGGCCTGGAGCCCAGTCACAGCCTGCTGAACACAGAGGCCAAGCTG GTCTCAGCCACTGGGGGCCCCCTGCCCCCGGTCAGCACCCTGACAGCACTGCACAGCTTGGAGCAgacctctccaggcctcagccAGCAGCCCCAGAACCTCATCATGGCCTCGCTTCCCGGGGTCATGGCCATTGGGCCTGGAGAGCCTGCCTCCCTGGGCCCCACGTTCACCAACACGGGAGCCTCCACCTTGGTCATTG GCCTGGCCTCCACGCAGGCACAGAGCGTGCCGGTCATCAACAGCATGGGCAGCAGCCTGACCACCCTGCAGCCCGTCCAGTTCTCGCAGCCGCTGCACCCGTCCTATCAGCAGCCACTCATGCCCTCTGTGCAAAGCCACGTGGCCCAGAGCCCCTTCATGGCCACCATGGCCCAGCTGCAGAGCCCCCACG CCCTCTACAGTCACAAGCCTGAGGTGGCCCAGTACACCCACACGGGGCTGCTTCCGCAGACCATGCTCATCACCGACACCACCAACTTGAGCGCCCTGGCCAGCCTCACGCCCACCAAGCAG GTCTTCAGCTCAGACGCTGAGGCCTCCAGCGAGTCCGGGCTCCACACGCCGGCGTCGCAGGCCGCCGCCATCCACATCCCCGGCCAGGACCCTGCTGGCATCCAGCAGCTGCAGCCCAGCCATCGGCTCAGCGCCAGCCCCACCG TGTCCTCCAGCAGCCTGGTGTTGTACCAGAGCTCAGACTCCACCAATGGCCACCTGCTACCGTCCAACCACGGTGTCATCGAGACCTTCATCTCCACGCAGATGGCCTCTTCTTCCCAGTAA
- the HNF1A gene encoding hepatocyte nuclear factor 1-alpha isoform X3 has product MVKSYLQQHNIPQREVVDTTGLNQSHLSQHLNKGTPMKTQKRAALYTWYVRKQREVAQQFTHAGQGGLIEEPAGDELPTKKGRRNRFKWGPASQQILFQAYERQKNPSKEEREALVEECNRAECIQRGVSPSQAQGLGSNLVTEVRVYNWFANRRKEEAFRHKLAMDTYSGPPPGPGPSPVLPAHSSPGLPPPALSPSKVHGVRYGQPATSEGAEVPSSSGGPLVTVSASLHQVSPTGLEPSHSLLNTEAKLVSATGGPLPPVSTLTALHSLEQTSPGLSQQPQNLIMASLPGVMAIGPGEPASLGPTFTNTGASTLVIGLASTQAQSVPVINSMGSSLTTLQPVQFSQPLHPSYQQPLMPSVQSHVAQSPFMATMAQLQSPHALYSHKPEVAQYTHTGLLPQTMLITDTTNLSALASLTPTKQVFSSDAEASSESGLHTPASQAAAIHIPGQDPAGIQQLQPSHRLSASPTVSSSSLVLYQSSDSTNGHLLPSNHGVIETFISTQMASSSQ; this is encoded by the exons ATGGTCAAGTCCTACCTGCAGCAGCACAACATCCCGCAGCGGGAGGTGGTCGACACCACCGGCCTCAACCAGTCCCACCTGTCCCAGCACCTCAACAAGGGCACGCCCATGAAGACGCAGAAGCGAGCCGCCCTGTACACCTGGTACGTCCGCAAGCAGCGAGAGGTGGCCCAGC AGTTCACCCACGCAGGCCAGGGTGGGCTGATTGAAGAGCCTGCAGGAGATGAGCTACCTACCAAGAAGGGGCGCAGAAACCGTTTCAAATGGGGCCCAGCCTCCCAGCAGATCCTGTTCCAGGCCTATGAGAGGCAGAAGAACCCCAGCAAGGAGGAGCGAGAGGCGCTCGTGGAGGAGTGCAACAG GGCAGAGTGCATCCAGAGGGGCGTGTCACCGTCGCAGGCCCAGGGACTGGGCTCCAACCTCGTCACAGAGGTGCGTGTCTACAACTGGTTTGCCAATCGCCGCAAGGAAGAAGCCTTTCGGCACAAGCTGGCCATGGACACGTATAGCGGGCCACCGCCGGGGCCAGGTCCCAGCCCTGTGCTGCCTGCCCACAGCTCCCCTGGTCTGCCCCCGCCTGCCCTTTCCCCCAGTAAGGTCCACG GTGTGCGCTATGGACAGCCTGCCACCAGTGAGGGGGCGGAAGTGCCCTCAAGCAGCGGTGGTCCCTTGGTGACGGTGTCTGCATCCCTGCATCAAGTGTCTCCCACCGGCCTGGAGCCCAGTCACAGCCTGCTGAACACAGAGGCCAAGCTG GTCTCAGCCACTGGGGGCCCCCTGCCCCCGGTCAGCACCCTGACAGCACTGCACAGCTTGGAGCAgacctctccaggcctcagccAGCAGCCCCAGAACCTCATCATGGCCTCGCTTCCCGGGGTCATGGCCATTGGGCCTGGAGAGCCTGCCTCCCTGGGCCCCACGTTCACCAACACGGGAGCCTCCACCTTGGTCATTG GCCTGGCCTCCACGCAGGCACAGAGCGTGCCGGTCATCAACAGCATGGGCAGCAGCCTGACCACCCTGCAGCCCGTCCAGTTCTCGCAGCCGCTGCACCCGTCCTATCAGCAGCCACTCATGCCCTCTGTGCAAAGCCACGTGGCCCAGAGCCCCTTCATGGCCACCATGGCCCAGCTGCAGAGCCCCCACG CCCTCTACAGTCACAAGCCTGAGGTGGCCCAGTACACCCACACGGGGCTGCTTCCGCAGACCATGCTCATCACCGACACCACCAACTTGAGCGCCCTGGCCAGCCTCACGCCCACCAAGCAG GTCTTCAGCTCAGACGCTGAGGCCTCCAGCGAGTCCGGGCTCCACACGCCGGCGTCGCAGGCCGCCGCCATCCACATCCCCGGCCAGGACCCTGCTGGCATCCAGCAGCTGCAGCCCAGCCATCGGCTCAGCGCCAGCCCCACCG TGTCCTCCAGCAGCCTGGTGTTGTACCAGAGCTCAGACTCCACCAATGGCCACCTGCTACCGTCCAACCACGGTGTCATCGAGACCTTCATCTCCACGCAGATGGCCTCTTCTTCCCAGTAA